A stretch of the Candidatus Zixiibacteriota bacterium genome encodes the following:
- the nadB gene encoding L-aspartate oxidase: MPPDCGRRRGRRASAPSSKSPWNSRSARIYSGASLRGASLLKFDFLIIGSGIAGLSYALKVARKGTVAVVTKKRKMDSNTNYAQGGIAAVISPADSFEAHVADTLTAGAGLCRRDVVEAIVKAGPACIQELIDIGVQFSHDEIAPTEEHLHLSREGGHSARRVVHAADATGREIEKALLRAVHHDPNIKIFENHIAVDLITAPVDTGKQCIGAICLDSRGLNAKYFYAGTILLATGGAGIVYKHTSNPPIATGDGVAMAYRAGAAVANMEFIQFHPTTLYNPGGASFLISEAVRGEGGILVTQGGVRFMHKYHRSAELAPRDVVARAIDSELKASGDPCVYLDVTHLGHETILKRFPNIYYNCHKYGIDITKDRIPVVPAAHYMCGGVGTDLEGRTDLINLFACGEVAMTGMHGANRLASNSLLEAVAIADFAAEVATVNDISRFLTKDVQTKPLDGVGERLKRRERVLLQHDRNELLNLMWDYVGVVRSDYRLNRARERVNILVKDIEDYFMTRAWSYEAIELRNLATVARLIIDFAIERQESRGLHYNSDHPDTDDANWLRELVRKEEKWL; the protein is encoded by the coding sequence GCGGATATATTCTGGGGCATCATTGCGAGGTGCGTCGCTGCTTAAATTCGACTTTCTGATCATTGGTTCCGGCATTGCCGGGCTTTCCTACGCACTCAAAGTTGCGCGCAAGGGGACGGTTGCGGTTGTGACCAAGAAGCGCAAAATGGATTCCAACACGAACTACGCGCAGGGGGGAATTGCGGCGGTGATTTCGCCCGCCGACAGCTTCGAGGCGCATGTGGCCGACACGCTCACCGCCGGCGCCGGGCTATGCCGTCGCGATGTGGTTGAAGCGATCGTGAAGGCGGGTCCGGCGTGCATTCAGGAGCTGATCGACATCGGCGTGCAGTTCAGCCACGACGAGATCGCGCCGACGGAGGAGCATCTGCACCTGTCACGCGAGGGCGGCCACTCGGCGCGCCGCGTGGTGCATGCGGCGGACGCGACCGGCCGGGAGATCGAGAAGGCGCTGCTACGCGCGGTACACCATGATCCCAATATCAAGATTTTCGAAAATCACATCGCGGTCGATCTGATCACGGCTCCGGTGGATACGGGCAAACAGTGCATCGGGGCGATTTGCCTGGACAGTCGCGGCTTGAACGCCAAGTATTTCTACGCCGGCACAATCCTCCTGGCGACCGGCGGCGCGGGCATCGTCTACAAGCACACTTCGAATCCGCCGATCGCGACGGGCGACGGGGTAGCGATGGCGTACCGCGCGGGTGCGGCGGTCGCCAACATGGAATTCATTCAATTCCATCCGACGACGCTGTACAATCCCGGCGGCGCATCATTCTTGATTTCGGAGGCGGTGCGCGGCGAAGGCGGCATCCTGGTAACGCAGGGCGGCGTGCGCTTCATGCATAAGTACCACAGGTCGGCGGAACTGGCGCCGCGGGATGTTGTGGCGCGGGCGATCGACTCGGAGCTAAAGGCATCCGGCGATCCGTGCGTCTATCTCGACGTTACGCATCTTGGGCATGAGACGATCCTCAAGCGTTTTCCGAATATTTACTACAACTGTCACAAGTACGGCATCGACATCACAAAGGATCGCATTCCGGTGGTGCCGGCGGCGCACTACATGTGCGGCGGGGTCGGGACCGATTTGGAGGGACGCACCGATTTGATCAACCTCTTTGCCTGCGGCGAGGTCGCGATGACGGGTATGCACGGGGCCAACCGGCTGGCGTCGAATTCGCTGCTCGAGGCCGTGGCGATTGCCGATTTCGCGGCGGAAGTTGCGACGGTCAACGACATCAGCCGTTTTCTAACCAAGGACGTGCAGACGAAACCGTTGGACGGCGTCGGCGAGCGCCTGAAGCGGCGGGAGCGCGTGCTGCTGCAGCACGACCGCAACGAACTACTCAACCTGATGTGGGACTATGTCGGCGTGGTTCGTTCCGATTATCGACTTAACCGCGCACGAGAACGCGTAAACATCCTCGTGAAGGACATCGAGGACTACTTCATGACGCGCGCTTGGAGCTACGAGGCGATTGAATTGCGCAATCTGGCCACAGTGGCGCGGCTGATCATTGACTTCGCGATCGAGCGCCAGGAGTCGCGCGGTTTGCATTACAACAGCGACCACCCCGACACCGATGATGCCAATTGGTTGCGGGAGCTGGTTCGGAAAGAGGAGAAATGGCTATGA